A segment of the Hippocampus zosterae strain Florida unplaced genomic scaffold, ASM2543408v3 HiC_scaffold_183, whole genome shotgun sequence genome:
GTCTTGACCGCCCTTGTCGTTACTTCAGTACTCAAGAGACTGATCGGCAGGCCCAGACCCGTCCTCCGCTCGCACAAGCTGGGTTTCTTTAGACGACGATAAAACAACTGCGCTATGCCAAGCGGCGATTCTTGCCAAGGTGCGATCTTAGCCTGCATCCTAGTCCAGCTCGGGGTGGACCCTAAACTTGCTGTTCTGTACCAGGTGGGCGTCTGCCTCTCCCGCGTGTATTTCATGTGCCACTGGGTTTCGGATACTTTGGTCGGTTCCTCGCTCGGACTGATGATTCACTGGCTGGGCACTTCACTAGCAGAGAAAACCCTGCCGGTCCTGAACTGATTTGAGAAATGGTATGCTgcacaaagttaaaaaataataattcccaagatCTTTATGATGGATCAACTAAAAGGGGAAATAAAAGCAACTGAGAGAAGGCTCCTAAAAGTGAAGGACATGTTCCTCCAGGAGCTGAACGTCGAGCAGCAGCTGGCCATCAAAATCCAGGAGCTTGTGTACCGCTTGGACTGCGTCCGCAAATAATCTGAAGAAAAAACTGCCAGGCTATAATAGCTCCAGAACGAACATTCCATTTGTTTAGATAAAATAAAGGCCCTTGAAACCCGCCTAACAGAAAAACAGAAGCAGGCTCGTGCTCCTCCGTCTTGCCGCAGGTGCGAGCGCTTCACCATCATCGCCAAAGAAAACAAGCAGCTCAGCAGCGAGGTGTGGTAGCTAAGGATGCTGAACAAGCAGCTCGCCAAGCAGAACCGGGACTACGCCGGCCGCCTTGAGCAGATGCTCCGAATcttcaaataaatcaataccGGTACAGTCCAGCGAGAGGAGGACAACCTGACCTTGCAGCTAAGCTACGAGCAGCTGCTCCGCAAGCGCCAGCAGCAGGCTGAGACCATCGAGGGGCTGCGTGCCGAGTTGAACAGCAATGTGGAGGTCGCCAGGTTCTTCAGGGAGAAGGCCTCTGCTGAGCAGCAGCGCTGCAGGGAAGAGGATGCGGAATTCGGCAAAGTGGTTGGACTTTTCAAGACAAAAGCACTAATCTACGAGAGCATGGAGCATGAGCTCACACTCACCAAGCAGATCCAGAAGCACCTGGAATCGGCCAATGAAGAGCTGGTCCAGACCAACCACGAGCTCCGGGAAATCTGCCTGGCCTTCGAGGAGTCGAACCACAAGCTGCAGGCTGAgctgcgggggcgggggcgggttCGCTGATCACGATTCAAGGTCAAACCTTCCCGCCGTTTTGCTTCATGTATCTTTCGAAGTGCTCTCGGAATTCTTCTGGCACGTTGTAGTAGTGCTGGAATTCGCCTTCTTCGTCGGCCTCTCTGATCACCGCGGAAGGCCGGTAGTTGGTCTGGTTCCTTGGCGCTGGGTGGTTCCAGCTGTGGGCCTGCAGTCTGGGGTCTGGAGCAGGCGTGGATTCCCGGGCTGACTCCATCACTTCGAGGCCAGTCTCTGAGATCTCCTCTGGCTCGATCGGGGCGAAATACTTCCGCTTGTGATCCGAGGGCTGGACGATGGGTTCAGGAGGCATTGCTCTCATGCCTGGCACGGGCTGGTGCACGGTGTGGTAGGGTATCTGCTCGGGCTCTAGATGCTAGAGGCGGATGAACGGGGGTGTGATCTGAAGGCGCTCGCCCGCGGGTGGCTGGGGGCGGAGTGCAGAGGGTTGAAGCTTGGAGGGTTGTTGCGGAAGGGCTCGTATGGAGGAGGAGGGCTGCTGATCTGCTCACGGGTCGGGGAGACAAAGGGCTGGCCCATCCCAGCGTACGACTGCGTGCTTTAGAAAGACTGTGTGGCCGAGTTCCTGGCCGGGCTGACAAGCGACCTGCTTTCAGCAGAGTGAGTGTGGGGAGTGCGGCTGATGCTACTCGCAGTGCCCTCAGAGGATGCGCTCTGTATCCTGGACCAGTGCTTTAAAGCCTTGATGGCTGACCTCACGGTGTATGGGTAGGCGATGTTCCTCTTCATGTGGGTTTGCAGGCCCTCGGAGAAGCGTTGCCCCGCCACGTGCCGCTACACTACGTTGAAGATGTCCTCGATAAAGGCGTGCTCCTTTTGCTCGGGGGTGGCTTTGGGCAGTGGGATGTAGGGGCGCAGGTCCCCGAAGTTGGGGTTGATCCAGACCTTggtgtcctcctcctcgtcaaATCCGATCATGGCGGGGTCGACTTTTGTGTAGAGGCCAGATTTCTGTGCGATGCCTGAAAAGCCTTCAAGACTTTCTCGAAGGATCTAAAGGCACCGATACTCAGGAAGGTTCGTTAGCTCATTTAGCCTGAGCTCGATCCGCTACGAAATTATGGTGGCAGTGTGCGAACCCCCGCACAGGAAGTCTCCTGACTAGACCGCCCAGCCATACACCCCCACCACATGAGGCGGCTTGTCGTGCCGCAGCCTGAGCAGGGCGAGGTTGACATCCTTCGACTCCTTGTCACCCTCAACCAAGTAATAGCGTTAGGCCTTGGTTCCAGTGAGTCGGTTGGCGATGACCGTGAACTGCCCCTTCTTCTCGAGCTCCTGCCACTGGTCGGGCTGGTACCGGCTTTCATCGCTATTGCCCATTGATTAATGATGATGTCAAAAGCATTTCTCGATGTAAGTCTAGCAGAACAGCGAGCCGAAGGGCTAGGCAGCGATCCCTAGGCTACGCAGCTGCTTCTGTGCACCTTGGAGCAGCAGGGCTGTCTCCCGGCCGTTACGGGCGGCCCCCGTCACCAGGATATCTGCGATGACCGCCGCCCTGGGCCACAGCACGTTGTCTATCACGTCGTCGTTGATGTACTCGCCCCAGGCCAGCATTTCTCCCCCAAGGATCCTGCTATGGTCGATCTCCTGGGGGAAGGGGTTGAACTTGTTGCGCATGGCAGTCCACATGGTTTTGATGGTGCCGGGCTGCAGGCCGAAGTTGAGCCAGGTGCTGTCGCTCGGCGAGAGCACGACCTGACACTTGCTGGCGTTCATGTCCTGGTAGCGGTTGCTCTGGAATTGCGCCACGTCGGAATCGGTCAGGCACTTATCCCAGTAGACAAACTTCTTGCCTGGGAGGAAGCTCTTAAAGGTCGAAAACCACTTGCTGTTCAGGTCCTGGTAGCTGGCGATCCCATTTGCCACCATATACTCCTTGATCTTGGGCTGCGTGTCCCAACACTTGAAGTCCGCCTCCGCTCCTAGATGCACGTACTCCACTTCGAAAGAGTTGATAAACTCAGCGACCTTTTGTGCGACTTGCCAGGCGGTCGAGTTTGACAGGTCCAGGCAGCCGCACGGCAGCACCATGGCCTTATACTTGTCGCTGAAGCCCCAGGACTGAGTGTTGCACGGGGTTTGGAACTACGGTACGATCGTGACCCCCTTTGATTTAGCAAAAGTGATGATCTCCTTGATCCCTTCAGAAGTGTAGAGCAGACCAGGTTCGAAGGCGCCTGCATTGGAGAGGTCCTCCAGCCCCGGAATCATGGCATTGAAGGCCTGCCGCTCCGAAAACCGCCAGTGCAGAACATTGAGCTTGACCTCAGCCATGCCAGTGATGGTCCTCTTGATCGCCTACAGAGACAAGAAGTGCCGGCCAGTGTCAATCATGATACTGCGGTAGGCGGTCGCCTCTTCCCCCAGAATAAGTCCTTTCGCCACAGCCAGCAGCAGAAGATACATAATACAATCTACGTAGTGTTATCACAGGGATCAAGGCTTTATTGCTTTACTATTAAGATGCCTTTGAGGCTGCCGGATGGACGGGCAGAGGCGGCAAGGATCATTGGGCAGGTGGTCTAGACTGCCAGGGCCAAGGCGGGTCTGCTGCCATCGTCTGGCGCAGCCTCGTAGCTGCCAGCTAGCAGCTCGAAGGAGCAGCTGGCTTGCGAATTGGACTCGCTGCTGGGTGAGATGTGCACCGTTGAGGACCTGCAGCAGCTGGGCCGACGGGTGAGCATGAGCAAGGAGAGAGCCAGTCTCCGGACGATCGTCAGAAGGAGCATGATCTTCTGACCAGCGGTCCGTTTGAAGTGAAATTTAATGCTAGATTAGGAGGAGAACAACCGTGCGGGCAGCCGCATGCGGGCACTGTTCAATACAGGTGTGGAGAAGGCCAGGCAGTCCGACACGCCTGAGGACTCTGAGGATGACCAGTTTGATGTCCCTCTGCCTGAAGCGAAGCCGGTCATCTATGGCGCCTTCCAGCCCAAcctgttcgtgcctcccgacgagCTGGAGGCAGAAGACCCGACCCGATACAGCGTTCGATCCTGGACGAGCGTACTTCAAGCCAACAAAGCCAAATCCTTTCTCTAGAAGCAGGACCTTTACTAGAGAGCACTCAAGTACCTTCCTTATTCCTACAAGGTGTGGGTATAGTACCTCACTGATTTTTGTGATTTCGTGCTGGCCAGGCCTCTCGCGTCTGGGCACTATGCTCGGCTCAACTCGCTGTTCGAGAGGTGCTTGACTTTCCTGCCCAGGATGCCGAGGATTTGGCTGATGTTCTGTGAAATCCTGGCACGCCAGCATCTGGTTGGCCGCACCCGCAGGACCTACAACTGGGCGCTAAGGAATCTGCCTATAACCCAGCACGGGGTCATCTGGAGCAGCGCCATCGCATGGGCCAAGACGCTTGGCCAGTCTGAGACCTGCAAGGACTTGTTCAGGAGATACGTCCAGTTCAGTCCTGATGCGAGATAGGCCTTCCTGGAATTTTTGTAAGAGAGGGAGGAGCACGAGGGCCAGGCTTTATTGCTCCTTGACATACTCAAGGATGAGGCCTTAATGCTCAAGATGGGACGGTCCCGGCTAGACCTGCTCGCCGAGGTAGCCTAAATCCTGTCTCAACATCCTCTGTAGGTACCGAGCATCTCAGGGGACCTGTTCATCCGGGACTGCTTAACGGAATTCCCAGAAGAGGCAGGGATCTTCTGGGTGCACTTGAGCGACTACTTCATCCGGCAGGGTGAGTTCGAGCAGGCTCGGGGGGTCTATGAGTAAGCCATGCGGGAGGTCAAAACAGCCAAGGATTTTGGGCTGATTTACAATGCCTATACGCGCCTTGAGGAGGAGATGATCACTGCTTTAAGCAACAGAGACTTGCTTAGCGACATGGGCCTGCATGAAGAGGACTTCCTGTCTGAGGTAGAGCGTAGGCTAGCTCGCCTCTAGGATCTGATACGAAGACGGCCTTTTATTGTTGCTGAGCTGCGAATCAAAAATTAGCCAAACTCCTGTAAAAActggcaaaaatattttgacctcGAGCGTAAGAGCGGAACACCCGAGGGAGCTGACAAGCTGATGCGCCGCGCGATTGCCACCATCGACCCAGCGCTGGCCCTGCCTGAGACCTACGGCCAGCTGCTGGTCCACTTCGCCAGTCAAAGCGGCATACCCCTTGCGGAAAAGATCTGTCTACTGCTGGACTCCTCCGAAAAACCTCTTGCCCATGTGAAGGACCATGTAGCGGTGTGGACCTGTCTGGCGTAACTTTTGTTGCAAGAAGGCTATTTTAACGACGCGCAGCGAGTCTGCAAATATGTACTGTTCAGACGGCAGCACGAGCTGACCTCACCTACCAAAGGCCTGTTCTAGGGGCTGCGGGGCTCAAGCCAGCTATGGGCACTCTATCTGGACATCGAGACCCAGATCGGCACTCTAGCAACCTTAAAAGCCGCTTACAGCCGGTGCAAAGAGCTGAAAGCAATGACCTCACTGATGCTGCTCAGCTACGGCGATCTGCTTTGGCAGGCCAGTGAGAGTGAACAGGCCTTCGGGGTCTACCAATGGGCGGTGGGGCACTTCAGCTGGCCTGCTGTCTCGGATATATGGTTGGTCTATCTAACTCGTTATCAGGAAGGCCCGCAACAAGGGGTCGCGCTGGAACGGGGCCGCAGTCTATTTGAGAAAGTGCTCAGGGAATGTCCACAGAAGCTGGCTGCCAAGTTTTATTTCATGTACAGTGAGTATGAGGAGCAGCATGGCCTCTACAGCCAGGCGGTACGGATCCTTGACCGGATGATCGAAAACAGCCTGCCGGCCGATAAACTAAACCACTTCTACCTCTACGTTGCAGTGGTGGCCCGGCTGCTCGGAGTCACGAAAACTAGACCTATCTTCGAGCGCGCGCTAGGACAGCTTCCTGAGAAGGAGGTTCTTTAGCTGGCGGAGTTCTACGCGGGGTTGGAGACTCGGCTGGGCGAGATAGAGCGGGCCCGCAAGGTCTACGAGTACGCCGCGCAGTTCAGTGACCCAGCACACGACTTGCAAGGGATGTGGCGGGCCTGGCAAGAATTCGAGCTGCAGCACGGGGACCGAGACAGCTACCGCGAGCTGATGCGGGTGCGACGGGCAGTCTAGCAGAAATACCTGCTGACAGGGCCCAACCCCGAGGACATCCGGGAGCGGGTGAAGCGTGGCCTGGCGTGAGGATACGACCTTAATCACCGTTAATATAATAGCTTTTGAATGCCCGTGCAGATCGAGAGGTGCCGCCCTGACCAGCTTCGAAAACGAGCTGAAGAACAAGCTCGCCTTCAAGGCCTCTTCTAAGATCAGCGCCGACAACCTGCTCATCAAGCTGTTCAAGTTCTTTGACTTGCATGAGACTGGATACCTCGCCTTCCAGGAGTTCTTTCGGGCGTGGCTAAGGTCGGCGTGGTCATAGGCAGCCCTGAGGTACAGCCCTCACCAGCAAATGCGCGCCATCTTCGACCACTATGACACTCAGAAAACCGGCAAAATCAACTACCGCGAGTTCACCGCCCGCGTGCTCAAGATCGAGGTGGAGAAGCCTGAGGAGCCAGCCCCCTCCGAGCGCGACGATCTGGACGGCTACCTCGAGAGCCTGCACGGCGTGGTTCTCGCACGCGGGCTGAAAGGCGTGATCGAACTAGGTCTGCGCTTCAAATCAAACGACATGAGCAAATCGCACCACGTGGACAAGACCGGCTTCTCCACGGTGGTCAGAGCCTACGGGCTTTAGCTCAAGTAGGCCGCGATGTTCTAGATCTTTCAGTACTTCGACAAGGACCACGACGGCTACATCAACTACGCAGAGTTCCTCTACACTATCAGAGGCATGATGAACCCCTTCCGTGAGGGGCTGACCAAATCGGTGTTTGAGGGGATCGACAAGGATGGAAGGGGAGAGGTCGAGTTGGCTGGTATCGTTGAGGGGTTTGAGGGGGCTGGCAAGATCAGCAAGGATCAGTTCGCTGAGGCTGTGGGGCTGTACAATAAATTCCAGGGAATCGATGACGGGATCTTCACGGAGGACGATTTCCTGGATTTCATGGGGTTCGTGTCCTACCTTTTCTAGGGGGATGAAGACTACCGTGAGTTCATCACGCGGGGATGGCCATTCGACGACCGCAAATCCATGCGCTCATCCAAATCCCGAAGAGAATACTCCCAGAAAGAGGACCTCAAGCCAGTCGAAAGCAAGCCTGTGGTAGTCCACAAGGATTAGCCTGAGGAGAGATCGCCACTCCAAGAGACCCGTGACTTCAAGAAGAAGTAGAACTCGCTGGTGAGCAGCCGCAGGGAGCAGGAGAAGGAGGTGTCGATGACCACGTCGATGCAAGCCAGGCAGATCGAGATGATCGTCCTGAGGATCAAGAACAGACTGGCCTCGAGGGGGCCCATGGGCTACCTGAGCTTCCTGCTGACCATGCATACACTCGACTCGGACAGCGACGGGCTGCTGGCCCTTCCTGAATTCCGAAAGTCGATGAAGGACCATCGCATCGAGGTGACTGATCCTGAGATCGAGCAGGTGTTCGTTCTCTTCGATGACCGCAATATTgggctcgcccctgtcaaggaAGTCTACTAGACTTTCAGGGGATTCCCGAACGACCGGAGGACCGGCATGATCGAGCGCCTGTGGGCCTCCTTAGACAAGGAGCGTAAAGGGTCGGTCAACTACTCCTACCTCAAGTCGCAGCTCAACCCCCGCTCGCACCCTGACGTCAAGAGCGGCCGCAAGGACGAGGACTCAATCCTGAAGGAAGTCTTTGACAGCATCCTGCTGATCCAGGATCTCAGCAGCTCGGGCAGGTCGCAGGACATCGAGAGGAAGCACTTCCTGGAGTTCATGCAGACCATCAGCGGGGCCACTGCAGAAGACCAGTTGTTCGAGGTGGTGCTGCAGTCGCTGTTCAGGATGCCGAGCGAGGTGCGCATTGAGGAGCAGTACGCGGGCAGCAAGAACCTTTTCGACGTGGGCAAGAAGAACGGCTACTTGATCGACCACCACCGGCAGAGGATCAAGGGCGGCTCGGTCTCTCAGAACGCACCCTTCGGCACTACCTCTGAGATGACCGACTACTCGGACCGCTTTTTTCATTGATAATCTCGTATGAATTGTGCGCGCATGAAGCCCATCATGGCCCGCATCCAGGCCATGCTCCTCGAGCAGACCCGTAAACACCACCAGCTCATCTCCTCCACGCCCTTCTTCGCAGCCCGCTGCCTTGACAACCTGAACCTGCTCAAGGCCAGCGCAGAAGAGGTATCTTCAATCCAGGTGCCCGCCCGCAAGCCTCCCCACCCTGCCCCGGCCCACCTCACACTAATAACAGCCGACCAGCCAAAATCCCCTTACGACCTGCTGCTAATAAACGAGCCAGAGCTGCCAGCCCCCTTCCACGACATGCTGACCAAACCCTTGATGCTCGAACTCCTGGACAAGACCATGGAGCAGAACATCCCATTCGACCACCACGAGGGCAGATACTATAACATCGTCAATGATTTCAGGGTGGGTCATTAGGATTTTCTGACGGTCTTGCTGGGGTATGTGAAGGAGAGGGGCGGTAAGGAGAGCAGGGTCGGGCTGGTGGGGGTGCCTGAGGAGgttaccttgtgtatggttCAGCAGTAGGCCAGCGAAGAGATAATTGATAAACTGCTCAGGAAGGTAGGCTACCTAAGTCTGAGCGAAAATATCAGGCTTTTTAGCAGCATCGAGAAAAAGGGCTGTCCCGAATGCTCCTCGAACAGGCACCTTAGCGGCCGGTTGAACCCTCTCGATCTCTTCCTCTGCGAAGAATTGTTCTTAAAAGCCAGACTGCAATACAAACTCGGCCACGCCCTGCATCTCATGGAAGTACACCCCCACTAGAAGGCGGCCCTGCTCGTCACCGAATACGAGAAGGATCTAGTCGCCGAGCATCTGCCCGCTGTGAGGCCTGACAGGCCGAACTACGATAAAATAGTCGATCAGCTGCAAGGCCAGCACAGCCAGGATTTCAACCTCGAGAAGGCGGTCAAGCTCGAGCTCCTATTTGGGATCGAAAAGGAGAGGACCGACAACCAGACCTACAACGAGATTTACGAACGGCTGAAGGGCGAGCTGTTCAACATCGACTCGCTGTTCGACCCCGACCTCATCAACTAgatcaccctaaaaaaaaagggttgcgGGGCCCTCGAGCTGTTCTTCAGCAGGGATACCAAAGCCCCTGAGAACCCGAACTTGCGGGCCCACTACAATGAGTAGATCCGGCCACTGCTGGTCATTGAGAACGCCAAGGCCAAAGCCAAACTCAAATGAATCGTCATGGTCATGCGTCACAGTCCTGCAATAGCGGCCTCCCGCAGAATTTCCCTCTTGTAGCCATTCAACCCCTATATCATCTCTTTCACGCAGCTCCCGAACTCCTCCGACGGCAAGTTCGAGCACCTCTTCATGCTGAGTTCTAAGAATTTTTGGACTGCCTCGGCCTTCAGGTGGACAGCCTTGCTCTGCTGATGGAAGGTTTCCATGCAGCCCAAAAACTAGCCTATTTTCAGTCTGAAACATCGCTCATACGCGGAACTCGGGACCTCCTCTTTAAACAGCTTCGGAAATTCCCTTTTGACCATGAAGCGCGCATCGATTTCCATTATTTATTAACCCAGCATGTGATTGAGGCGGTTGTGGCAGATCtggaatttaaaaatatttgaatggaGGTGGAACTGAGCTACTAGGAGGCCATCAAGAAAGCCGATGAAAAGGTGAAGGACGCCGAGGAGAACCTCGGCATGTCGGACCTCAGAGACGCCATCCTGGAGCGGGCTGCTCTCAGCCTCAAGCACGGGAAGAAGGCCCAAGCCGAGTCGGACTTCAAACTGGCCTTAACCAAAAGTATCGAGATAGGGAAGAAGATGGACATCATCTTCGAGCTGCTGAACATCAGTCTCGAGAAGAAGGAGGTCCAGGAGATCGTCGGGTATGTGGAGGACTGCAAGGTGTTGCTTGAGAAGGGGGGTGACTGGGAACGCCGCAATCGCTTGAAGATCTACGAGTCGCTGGAAAAACTGCTGGTGAGGGACTTGAAGCAGGCCTGCAAGCTGATCCTCGAGGCGATACCGACCTTCAACTCTTCAGACATCATCCAGTTCGACAAGCTGGTGGAGTACGCAGTGCTGACAGGAGTGATCGAGCTGTCACGGAAGTAGCTAAAAACCCTCGTGATCGGCAGCAGCGACATCGTGGGCCACCTGAACCAACTGCCAGCAGTCAAGAACTTCCTATTTTCGTTCTACCGCAGCGAATACTCCAACTTCTTCAAAAGCCTGATCCCGATCATCGAGATGGTCTCAAAGGACGAGTACATCGGCCCTCACAAGAAATACTTCATCCGGGAAGTGAGGGTCTCTGCTTACAACCAGTTCCTGGAGTCGTATAAGACGGTCTCGCTGGCCAGCATGAGCAGGTCCTTTGGGGTGTCGGTGGAGTTTTTGGATCGGGAGCTGAGCGAGCTGATTGCCACCCGGCGTATCAACAGTCGTATCGACAAGATTAGTGGGATGGTCGAGAGCGTGTCGATGGACCAGCGCAACAAACTGTATTTCCAGGCGCTGCGGGCGGGCGATCACCTGCTCAACCGCATCCAGAAGCTCTCGAGGCTGATCGACATCTGAAATATCGAGGATCATCCTTTGTAGACGAACACTGAGTCTTTGCTCTCGATGCCTTCCACCTGCCTCCGCCAGGTCTCAAACTCCCGCAGCCACTCCGACCTGCggcgctcctcttcctccgccCGCTGCAGGATCCGTCGATTCTCTTCCCGCAGTTTCTACAGCTCGTGTCGAGAATTGTCCAGTTCTGATTTGCACCGCAGCTCGACCCCTCGGTAGCGCTCGAGTTAGCTGCGCAGACGCTCTGATTCGCCTTTTAGGCGATCCAGCTCGGCTTTGAGACGGTCCAGCTCGCCTCTGCATCGCTCGTGCTCATCTCTCGCCCGCAGCCCCTCGCGCTCTCGGTCCTGCCCCTCCCGTCGCATCCGCTCCAGCTCATGCTTATAGTTCTCGCACTCTCCCCTGGCTCTCGCCAGTTCATCTTTCAAGCGATCTAGCTCAACAGAGCTTGCCTTTTCGGACTGGATCTGGACCACCTTGTGCTAATCCCCCCGCAGCATGGAAATGAGTCGATCCCGATTTTAGATCGCCTCGGAGAAGAAATTTTTAGCATCGCCTCGCTTTATGCTCTCAACTTTGGTGGCTAGGATAGCGAAGTCGTCTCGAAGTTTGATCGCCTCGCTTTTGAGCTGCTCGTTTTCCGTGCGAAGGCGCTCGTTGTCCGCCCCTACAAACAGGTTCTGCGAGGCCACGGCCTCAAGCTCCCTCGCGGCCTCAAGCCGAAGCCTCTAGTTTTACAGTGCCAGAGCTTCTGCATTTTCGAGTAATGCTTGCACTTCTAAAGCTAGGCGGCCAGCATTTCTGCTCTAACGGGCATGACTCTTGGATTCGCTCAGTAAATTCAGGTTATCCGCGGAGATGTCCTTAAGCTATACTGCTGCCTTTTCGGACTACTGCCTTGAGAGGCTGGTGATGGATTCGAGGTTGGCTGCCATGATTGAATTTTCTTACCGAAGCTGGAGAAGTTAAGCGGCCATGCCTTCCCGCTCGCTGAGGTGCAGGCGCAATTCCTCCCGTAGCCTGCGAGTCTACTCCGACAAACCCTCAACCTCTACAGCCCTGCGCTAAGCCTCAAGCAGCCTCCCCGCCAGGTCCTTAAGCTCAGCCAGAGccttttcctttaaaaatgcaTGGCCTAGTGCTAATGAAGAGACTGCTGATTGACCCTTTCCAGCTCGTGCTTGAATTTGCTGGCGATCTGATGGGCCACATGCTCGGTCTCTTGCAGGGTCGATCTTAGGGAGTGGTTCTCTGCGTTGGCGTGTTCGAGGTTTTAGTGGAGGTAAGCTGCTCGTTGTTAGGCTGCCTCGATGACCTCTTCGTGCTGTCTGGTCATTTCCCTCAGCCTCTCTTCGGCTAGCCTGCAGTGCTTTTCAGCCTAATCGAGACGGGTGGCGAGGTCTCGTATTTCACGCTGTAGCTCTTCTTTGCCGTGGGCGATGATCGCCTGGTTTCTAGTGACTTCCTCCTCCCGAACGCTTAGATCATGCTCCAAAAAGCTAAGGTCACGGAGACGCGCGGCCATCTGCCCATTCTCCAACTTGAGGTGGTCTCGCTCAGCAGTCAGCCGGCAAACTAGCTCTTCCTTTGCTGAGAAATCTCGCAGTCGAGGACCTAGTTCATGCTTGAGTTTGTTGAGTTCCAACTTGAGGATCTTGTTTTGTTCAAACAAAACAGCCTCATGCGTATTGATCCCTTCCAAGGGCTTTTCTCTAGACCTGGTCCTCGACCGAGAGGCCGGCACTGGCGAGCATCTAGCATGGGGGTAATTGCCATAAGGCACTTTCCGCATCcaataaaattattttagcaCCAAGAATCTTTCCCAAAATTAGCTGTCAGTCATACCTGCCAATGAACAACTAAAATTCATTAGCAGTAGAACTATATCACTTTCTTTAATATTATGTTGGGCGGGTGGAAGGTGCAAGACGAGGTGATCAGCACCCCTGCCAGGAAAAAGCAGCAAAGCCCCAGCAAGTCCAGGAGCAGACAACGCAAACGAGCTCGAGCGACGATTATTAAGAGAAGCAGCAGGGCTAAGCCCACTCGAGAGCGAAGCAAGCGTGAACTGTCTCCTCTTTTCACCCGccaccccaaaaagaaaaagggctCAGCAAAGCGATCCTCCCACTACCTGATCGATGAGCAGGCGGACTGCCAGATCATCGACCTTGACGGGCAGGAGCAACTCCTCGAACAGTTCCTGGCGACATTCAAGGAGAAGGCCTAGCGGACTCAGCAGTTCGTGTTCAGAGGGAGGCAGAGGCAGTCGGGCTGCTCCATGGCGAGGCGGAGGGTGGCGGCTAGGACGATGCAAGTT
Coding sequences within it:
- the LOC127594523 gene encoding 26S proteasome non-ATPase regulatory subunit 6-like translates to MSDLRDAILERAALSLKHGKKAQAESDFKLALTKSIEIGKKMDIIFELLNISLEKKEVQEIVGYVEDCKVLLEKGGDWERRNRLKIYESLEKLLVRDLKQACKLILEAIPTFNSSDIIQFDKLVDSDIVGHLNQLPAVKNFLFSFYRSEYSNFFKSLIPIIEMVSKDEYIGPHKKYFIREVRVSAYNQFLESYKTVSLASMSRSFGVSVEFLDRELSELIATRRINSRIDKISGMVESVSMDQRNKLYFQALRAGDHLLNRIQKLSRLIDI